One window from the genome of Pseudobdellovibrionaceae bacterium encodes:
- a CDS encoding thioredoxin domain-containing protein, with translation MKKIILAVAALSLLSGCGKIIENAIKKNPEIVFNAIKEDPRGFMNAVNSTREQMEKMAAEDAQKQEAQELEDAFNNPMSPDVANRPFLGKSDAPITIVEYADFACGYCGRAKGTLEQVRKEYGDKVRFVYKHFPVLGVPASLTASKMMEAMTRFDVEKAYKFNSIVFENQGKLRDEKAGTEFLKSEARKLMGAKYNEVIKLSESKEIEEAINADIAEASGKFQLRGTPAFNINGVFLKGAYPFDKFKEVIDRHLQKN, from the coding sequence ATGAAAAAAATCATCTTAGCTGTAGCCGCACTTTCACTCTTATCGGGTTGTGGTAAAATCATTGAGAACGCCATCAAGAAAAATCCAGAGATCGTTTTTAACGCTATCAAAGAAGACCCTCGTGGTTTTATGAATGCCGTAAACTCTACTCGTGAACAGATGGAAAAAATGGCTGCTGAAGACGCTCAAAAACAAGAGGCGCAAGAACTTGAGGACGCGTTTAATAATCCCATGTCACCTGATGTGGCGAATCGCCCTTTCTTAGGTAAATCAGATGCTCCTATCACAATTGTTGAGTATGCCGACTTTGCTTGCGGTTATTGCGGTCGTGCTAAAGGAACTTTAGAGCAAGTCCGTAAAGAGTACGGCGATAAAGTAAGATTCGTTTATAAACATTTCCCTGTTTTAGGTGTTCCTGCTTCTTTAACAGCATCAAAAATGATGGAAGCCATGACTCGTTTTGATGTGGAGAAGGCTTATAAATTCAACTCTATCGTATTTGAAAACCAAGGAAAATTAAGAGACGAAAAAGCAGGCACAGAGTTTTTAAAATCTGAAGCTCGTAAACTTATGGGTGCGAAGTACAACGAAGTGATCAAGTTGTCTGAGTCCAAAGAGATCGAAGAGGCCATCAATGCTGATATTGCTGAAGCTAGTGGTAAATTCCAACTTAGAGGAACTCCAGCATTTAACATCAATGGTGTTTTCTT